A window from Corynebacterium urealyticum DSM 7109 encodes these proteins:
- a CDS encoding ferritin: protein MSINQKLEEALNNQVIAEHQAALVYTQLAYELDRLSLTGMSAWMFAQADEEREHAQRFADHLIDRDSRVNLKTIELPEIKIESALEAFELSLAHEKKVSAMIRDLVRVAEEVKDIDSRPLLDSFLSEQVEEEATVGEIIDRLKMVGADGSGLLRLDAQLGGRE from the coding sequence ATGAGTATCAATCAAAAGCTTGAAGAAGCACTCAATAATCAAGTCATCGCCGAGCACCAGGCTGCACTGGTCTACACCCAGCTGGCGTACGAACTGGACCGCCTCTCTCTGACCGGCATGAGCGCGTGGATGTTCGCGCAGGCCGACGAGGAGCGGGAGCACGCCCAGCGCTTCGCCGATCACCTCATCGACCGCGATTCCCGCGTCAATCTGAAGACTATCGAGCTCCCGGAGATCAAGATCGAGAGCGCCCTGGAGGCTTTCGAGCTCTCCCTGGCCCACGAGAAGAAGGTCTCCGCGATGATCCGCGACCTCGTTCGGGTCGCCGAGGAGGTCAAGGACATCGATTCCCGACCGCTGCTGGATTCCTTCCTGAGCGAACAGGTCGAGGAGGAAGCCACCGTTGGCGAGATCATCGACCGCCTGAAGATGGTCGGCGCCGACGGCAGCGGCCTGCTGCGGCTCGACGCCCAGCTCGGCGGCCGCGAGTAA